TTGATGATGGTCTTCATGTCAGCCTTCCGTAATGACGTTATCTTTCACGGGCAGGTAATACACACGCGGTTTGGTCCCAAGGTTTTCGCGCAGGCGGTAGGACGGATTCTCGCGCAGAGCCTGGCTGACCTTCGAGTTCGGGTCGTTTAGATCCCCGAAGATGCGCGCGCCGGTCGGACAGATGACCACACACGCAGGGGTTGCGGCGGGATCTTCACCGGGCACGAGTCCCAATTCAAGTCCGCGGTCGATGCGCTGGTAGCAGAAGGAGCATTTCTCCGGCACACCGCGCGGGCGGCGTTCCACTTCAGGGTCGCCCCATTCCGGCACATAGGGATTCTCGCCCTCGAAGGATTCCCAGTTGAAGACGCGCGCATCGTACGGGCAGGCCACCTGGCAGTAACGGCAGCCGATGCATTTTTCGTAATCCATCATCACGATGCCGTCGTCGCGGTAGTAACTCGCTCCCACCGGGCAGACTTCGACGCAGGGCGCGTTTTCGCACTGCATACAGGGGCGTGGCACATACACCTGGTTCCCCTTCACAGTGCCGTCTTTCAGAACCTTGTTCCATCTCATCGCCGGGTTGATGTCGTTATTGGCGTTGCATGCCAGGCTGCATTGTTCGCATCCGGTGCATTTGGACTGGTCGATGACCATTACCCACTGGTGCTTCCCTTTTTCGCCTCCCGAGGCTTGCACTTCCTCGATGAGTCTCGCTCCGGCGGCGGCAGCCAGCCCGACCGCGGAAAGTTTGATGAAATCGCGTCGGTTGAATTTATTTTGAGTCATGGCGCACCTCAGCCGATCTCTTCAAGACAAGGCGGTATCCGCGTTCCAGCCAGGGAGACAACAACATACCTGCGGCGATGCCGATCAGGGCAGTGATGCCTGCATACCCGAGCGGAGAAACAGGCGCCGGTTCCGGCATGACGGGAGCCTGGTCGACGGACGCAGCCGCTTCCTGGGTGGAAGTGGGTACTGCGGCAATGGCGGCATCCTGTGTGGACGCTGCTTCACCGTCGGCATGCATTTGCTCGGCATGGCAGGAAGCGCAGGACTGAATGCTGGCTTTGAAGGAGTGATCCGCTACCATATGCACAGCCGCATCCCTTTCCACATGTTCAAGGTGGCAATCGATGCAGGTGACGCCCTGTTTGCTATGCACGGAATACGGGAAGTTCATGCTCGCCTCTTCGTGACAACTGATGCACAATTGCGAAGCGTCCTGTACAGATTGCTCCTTTATGTTCACCGTCAACTTCAGCGAAGCGTTGTGAGGGTCATGGCAGGTCGTGCAGTCCATGCCGGTTGCGTAATGGGTGCTTTCCTCCCATTGCTCCTGGCCAAAACGCGCGTCGGTATGGCAGGTCCCGCAGGTCCCGCCGGTCACGTCCACGCTCATGGCCGTCTTGGGATGGTCGCCGCCTTCATCCACATGGCAGGCGATGCAGGAAACGCCGTCCTCGAGCCAGGTGCCCGTAGCTTCATCGTAACCGGTCACATGACAGGAAAGACAGGCGCCGGGCTTGCCCTGGTCCGTCCAGGCATTGACGAAGATCGGATCCTCCGTCGCCTTGCCGTGCGGACCGTTCAACCATCTCATTTCGAATTCCTCATGGCAGTCGGCGCAGGTCTCCTCCTCATCCGAAGGCGGAGGCGTCACGTCCTGTGCGGATGCGGCGAGGATCGAAATCCCCGCCAACAGCAGGGCGGTCATGAGGGCAATGATGATCTTTTCGAAACGTGAAAACATTGTTGCATCTCCTTGTTATACGTGAGCCTTCGATTGTTTGAGCGCCGGGGCGGGCGCATCGAGGAACACCTCGCAGTCGAGGCAGGCTTCACGCAGATATCCGTTCGGAAGGCGGTGGATCTGCCAGCATGGCTTGCCGCTGGCAGCAACGCGGGTTTTGACCTCTTCGATGGGCAGGCCCTGCTCCATCCAGCACGGCTCTTCATCGCGGATCAAAAGGCTGCGTTCTTCCTCCGCTTGCCTTTGCCAGCGCAAATCGAGCCTTCGCAGTCCGTATACCAGCAGGGCGGTCACCAGCAAAGGTAGGACAAGCCTGACGAACAAACCGAGCAATAGGGCGAAAATCGAGTTGGTGTCCATATCAGCCTCATTTCAGCCAGTAGTGTGATTCTTTACGCCGGAGCCACTCGCCCAGCAAAAGCAAAACGCCGAATGGAATGACGAGACGAGCCGCAAAGTACACGATGAAAAATTCAGTACCGTTCATGGCAAACTCCTTTCCTGATCTTTCGCCCTTAGGATAGCCCTTGATTAAAGGAAAGTAAATTCGTGCCTATCCCCATTTCGACATGGACGCTCCCCGCATCTTTTTGGACCTCATGCCTGAGGCGAACACCCCAGGCATTTCACATCCTGTGGGGGATTCGCCCCATGCGATGCGATTAAATACAAAACCCGCCCGCGAAACTTGAATTCGGGGCGGGTGATGATGACTTGTCCACTTGGCGGGATATTACAAATGCCGGGCGCTGCGCGGGTCGAAGGCGTCGCGCAAACCGTCGCCGATCAGGTTGACGGACAGAATGGTGAGGATGATAAAGAGGCTGGGGAAGACCCACATCCACCACGAGCCTTGCTGCACAAAAGCCTGCGCTGAGGTGAGCATATTGCCCCATGACGCGGTCGGCGGTTGGATGCCAAGCCCCAGGAATGAAACATAGGCTTCGGAGAGGATGGCGCCCGCGAGTCCCAGGGTGGAGGCTACGATGATCACCCCCATCGTATTCGGGATAAGGTGTTTGAAAAAAGTGCGGAGCTGGCTCGAGCCAAGGGATTTGGAAACCGACACATAATCCATTTCCTTGAGCGAAAGCACGTTCGCGCGCACGATGCGGGAAAGCCCCATCCACGAGGTCGTGCCGATCACAACGATGACGATCAGGACGCTACCGCTGAAGGTTTTTCCCATGAGCGTGATCGTATCGATATCCCTGCCGATGAATTTGCCCAGCACAATCAGCAGGAACAGTTGCGGGATGGAAAGCATGGCTTCGGTGAAACGCATCAGGATGCTATCCACCCAGCCGCCGAAAAACCCTGCCAGGCCACCGATAAGCGTGCCCAATACGACCGAGATAGTGACGGCTGTAAGGCCTACGATCAGCGATATCTGCCCGCCGTGAATGATGCGGGCAAAATTATCCCGCCCGGTGGTGTCTGTTCCCATAATGTATTGGTCATTGGGGGCGGTCAGCCGGGCTTGCAGGTCGACTGCATTGGCTTGTTCCTCGCTGACGTAAATGGAGCCAATAACGACGAAAAGCACCAGCAGGCTGAAGCTGATCATGCCCAGGACCGCCATGCGGTGTCTTCGAAACCTTCTCCAGATAAGTTGACTGGGAGTGAGGACTTTCCCGGTTACCCCTTCACGGGCTATGGATTGTGACTCAAAGGAAGCGATATCAGTTGCCATATCCAACTCCAAATCAACTCAGGCGGATGCGGGGATCCACAAAGGTGTAGACGATGTCGGTGACGATGGTCAGGATCACGACCGCCAGGGAAATGATCAATAAAATCCCGAGCACGACCGGGTAATCGCTCCGTTGGGAATATTCCCAGAACAAGCGTCCCATGCCGGGCCACGAGAACACAGATTCGGTCACGATGGCGCCGCCCAATAGGAAGGGGATATCCAACCCGACAATGGTGACCAAAGGCAGGGCGGCGTTGCGAAGCGCGTGTTTGAAGAGCACGGCGCGGCCTGTCAAGCCTTTGGCGCGGGCGGTGCGGATGTAATCCAACCCGAGCACTTCGAGGATGCTGGTGCGCACAAAGCGCGAGTATCCCGCTGAATTCACGAATGCCAGTGCGGTAACGGGCAGGATCATGTTCCTGATGTATTCCACCGGGTCGGATTTATCCCAAACCGAGGCGCCGGTGGGAAGATAGGGCAAGCCCCACTCCTTGAACTGGACTGCAAAGATCAACATCAGTCCGAGGGCGCTGAAAAAGATGGGGATCGAGAATCCAACGAAGGAAAACGTTGTAATGGCGTTATCCCAAAAGGAATATTGCTTGACCGCTGAAATGATCCCCAGGAACAAAGCAAAGGATACGGTGACGATCTCCGCCGTCATCATAAGGATCAATGTATTCGGCAGGCGCTGCGCGATCATCTCGCTGACAGGCTGGCGGGCGAAGAAGGAATTTCCGAGATCGCCCTGAATCGCAAGCCCCAGCCATTTCAGATACTGCACATACAATGGGTCATTCAGCCCAAGACGTTCGACAAGAGCCGCCCTGTCCTCGGCGCTCATGCGTGGGTTGGCGGCGTATTGCGCGAGAGGGTCTCCCGAAAACCGGGTGAGCAGAAAACAAAGCACAGTGATGATCAAAAGCGTGAACAACGCCTGGAATAAACGCCTTAATAAATAAGTCCACATAGGGAGCCTCCATCAATAAACTTCATCTGGGCCTGCTGACCTGGGGATTGCTTACTAGGCGAGAGGCAGGGGAAACCCCTGCCTCTCGTTTCGTGCATGGATATTACTTTTTCTTGCTACTCGGTCACATCCCAATCTTCGGCGTTCCAATTGAGATCGGACTCAGGACCGACAGGTCCGAATTGGAAGCGCGGGGTGGAGCCGTAGACGTTGCCGCGGGCGTACATCATGAGAACATAGTAGTTCTCGGCAATGTAAGCCTGGGCTTCGTCGAGGATCGCCTTGCGGGCGGCGGGATCAACCGTGTCGAGCGCGGTGTCCATCAGGTCGGAGAGCGCGGGATCGCACAGGTGATACCAGTTGGTGCCCGTGGGGTTCGCCGCGGTCGGGATGTTCTCACACTTGTAGTTATCAGTGTACGGATCGGGGTAGAAGCCGGTCGTGTACCCACCCATGTCGTAGTTACCGGTGGTCAGAGGACCGCCGTCCACATACTGGCCGAAGAAGGTACCGGCGGGGGTGTGGATCGGGGTGAACTCGACGCCGATCTTGGCGAGGTCAGCCTGGGCAACGGTGGCGATGGCGATGCGGATCGGGGCGGTGGTGGTTTCGAAGTTGAAGGACAGTTTTGTCTGCGTGCCGTTGCAGTCGCCAACGCGAATGCCATCGGGTCCGACGGTGTAGCCAGCCTCATCGAGCAGCGCGGCGGCGGCATCAGGATCGTAGGCATCAGCAACGAGGTCGGTGTTCGTCCAGGCGCTGTTGGGCCACTGGCTCACAGGCACGGTCGTCTTGCCGAAGAGCAGGGTATCCACAATAGCTTGGCGGTTGATGCCGAGTGTGATCGCCTTGCGAACGCGGACGTCCTTGAACGGGCAGAAGCCTTCGTTCTCGGCTGCGCCGCGGCCGTCAACACCGTCAACGCGGCCCATGTTGAAGAAGTAGTGTTCGAAGTCCACGCCAGGAACCACGGTGAGGACCACAGCCGGGGCGAGAGCTTCGAGGGCTTCGATGTCGCCTTCGGAGAAGTTCGGGTACCAATCCACGTCGCCGGTTTGAAGGGCGGCTTTGGCGGCTTCAGAGTCAGCCACGAAGCGGATCTGGACGCGGTCGAGATTGGCGCGACCCTTGTAGAAGTTCGGGTTGGGGAGCAGGGTCATGTAGTCGCCCGGAATCCATTCGGTAATGACGAACGGACCGGAAGCCACAGTGGGCATGCGGATGAACGGATCGGTCTCAGCAGCGGTGATGCCTTCAAGAATGTGTTTGGGAAGGATCGATCCCGCATTGTTCGGACCCTGGGTGAACAGGGTGGGCCAGGGCGGGTAAAGCTCGGCGAACTTGATGACCACGGTCGTGTCATCAGGGGTTTCGATGCTTTCGATCACGTCGTAGCCGGTTCGGGTCGTAACAGCGTTAGCCGGGTCGACAACCAGTTCCCAGGTGAATTTGACATCTTCTGAAGTGATGGGCTCGCCATCGGACCAGAAGAGGCAGTCCTTGAGTTTCCAGGTGATGGTCAGACCATCGGCGGAAACGCCGCCATTTTCGGCGGTGGGAACTTCGGCAGCCAATTCGGGCACGAAGGTGCCTTTGTCATCCCACTCGCCCAAGCCGACCAGGGTCAACTGGGTGACCCACACAGCAAAGGACATCTGGGTGAAGTAGGGAACGATGGCATCAGGTTCCTGATCGAAGGCGGCGGTGACGGATTTTCCGCCATCCGGGAACGCGATGGGCTCGGTGCCCCCAGGTTCACAAGCAGCGGCTTCTTCAGTAGCGGCTGCTTCGGTGGCGGGGGCTGCTTCGGTGGCGGGGGCTTCGGTGGCTTCTGGCGCGCCACCGCAGGCGGCGAGCACCATGCTCGCAAGCACCAGCAACGAAAGCAAAGCGAACAGATTTCGTTTCATACGGTTCTCCTCCATGAGAGAAAATGGATTTTTCATTTTGCCGCGCAAAATGATTGGCGATTATACACCGAATACAAATTTACCGGAAAGCCAAATCCAGCAGACCCCCCTCCAGTAGGGTTTTTAAAAATTGGGGAATCTTCGCGTGCGGCTTATTTCATCAACCCGGCCGCGCGCCGCCCGATCTCCACCGCGAAATTCGTGCCCCGATCCCAGGGATAGACCTGGCTCATCGAGGCGAAGTATAAACCTTCAATGGGAGTTTGGATCGACGGGATATTTCTGGAGTGCCCCACGAGCGGGACAGGCTGGGCATAGTTCGTTTTATGGACCCACACCTTTTTCACCCAATCGCGTTTGAATTCGGGGTTGAACTTCTCGAACGCCGGGATGAATTTTTTCAGCAACTCTTCATCGCTCAACGAAAAATACTCGTGACCCAATTCGAGGTAATCGCCCGCATAAACAATATGATCGCCGCCAAAATGATCCTTCGAAACAAAGTTCGTATGCTCCACCAGCGCAAGGAAGGGATAGCCTTCCTCCTTCGGCACATTGAACCAGTAATAGCCTTCTTGTGAAAGCGGATGCTTCAGGGAGAGCGTCATCACCACCGCGCCCATGGATTTCAATTCGAGCAATCCCTTCAAATAGGATTCGGGCAATTGCGGGCATAACTTCGCCATTTGATTCGGGGATGTGGTGACCAAGACCTTGTCGAAGGATTCGACGCCCGCCCCGCTTCTCACTTCCAATTTGTCTTGATTCTTCTTAATGGACTCGATACTTGTTCCAAGCCGTATCTCCACACCCTGCTGGCGCAGTTTCTCGGCGAAGAGATCGGCAAACTTCTGAAAGCCGCCTTCAAAGGTGCCGAGCCGCGTCGTCCGCGCCTTGATGCGCGCCCACATCCACGCCATGTTGACATCTTTATAGTAGGAAGCGAATTTCCCGATGAGCAGAGGCTCCCACATCTGCTCATAGACTTTTTTACCCGCCCATTTCATCATCCACTCATGCGCGGTGACTTTTTCCAGCGCCTGCCAGTTCTTTGTGAGTCGGAGAAAGAGTCCGACGAAACCGAACCTGATTTTGTTCAACCCAAATCCAAGTCCGGGAAAGAGAAGCGCGTGGGGGATCGAATCGAAGGGATACCATTTGTGGTTGTAAAGCATTACCGTGTACGGCCGCGGAAAGATGACTTTGTCCTCCAGCCCGAGTTCGCGGATCAAATCCAGCATGGATTTGTCCGATTGGAACCAATGGTGATAGAACTTTTCCACCGACCAATCCCAATGCGGCTCCTTGAAACCGCTGGCGAGTCCGCCGGCATATGTTGCTGCTTCAAAAATGGTGACGTTGTGCCCCGTTTTTTTTAGATCCCAGGCGGCCGCCATGCCGCCAAACCCTGCACCGAGAATTGCGATTTTCAAAAGAGTTCTCCGAGTTCTATTTCTTGATTTTTTCGAGTTGTTCCGCAAGCGCCTTTAATTTGCCCCACTTTTGACGGACGACGTAGATCATTGCCAGGGTTTGCATCCAGCGCAGTTCAGGCTTGGGCAGTTGGATCGCCTCTTCGAGAACTTTGACCGCCTCATCATCCGTGCGTTGGATGCGGATATATTCCTCCGCCAGGCGGCGGAGACGGGTCTCCCTGTTCTCCTCAGGCGCGGGCATTTTATCCAGCCGTTGAATGACGTCGTACATGGCGTTATCCAGTTCGTGTTCGGTGAAGGGTTTGATGAGAAAATGCTGGATGCCCAGCGTTTTTGCCGCTTCAAGGGTTTCGGGATGGTGTTCCGCCGAGACGAGGATGCAGGCTGTGCGCGGGTTTTCCTTTAATATTTGCCCATACGCCGCGAGCCCGTCGACCTTGGACATGTTGATATCCAGGAGGACGATGTCGGGTTTGTGCAGGCGCGCCATTTCGATGGCTTGCGTGCCGTCGAGCGCGATGGCGACCACCTCCACGCCTTTGACGGATGAAAGCATTACCCGCGTATTCCGCCGGGTTTCCTGGGTGGTATCTGCGATCAGGACTCGTTTTTTTCTGGGCTGGGGTTGCATGGCTTACTGCCTTATCGAAAACCATTTCGAGCCTAGTATAACCGAGGCGGGTTTACTCAGCCTCTGCGCGCAGGGACTCGTTCCATTTAATGCCTTCCCGGGCAAGGTAATAAGCGCCGAGGGCTGTGATGGGGACCCACAGCGCCACATGCAGGACGAGGGTGTATCCGGCCGCGGTTGCATGATCCACCCCGTAGGCGGTAAGGACGGCAATGCCGGGGGCGTCGAAGGTGCCGATGTAGCCGGGCGCAGAGGGAATCGTGGTTGCCAAATTCACGATGCCGTTCATCAACATCAGCGCGAAGAACGAGACGTTGAAATCGAAGGCATGCATCACGAACCAGTATTTGCCGGTCTCCAACAACCAGATGAAGACAGATGTCAGGAAGACCATCAACACGTTGAAAGGGGAGCGAAGCGAGGCAAGTCCATCCAGGAATTTGTTGATGATGTTGGTCAGGCGGAGATGATATCTCTGCGGGACGAATATCCGCATCATCCATTGACTGATCTTCATCGTCTTTTGCGGGAACATTGCCGCGAGAAGAAAAACGATTAGCGCGCCGAGGAAAACCCCGGTTCCGATCACCGCCACCTGCTGGATATTGCCGACGAAACCGGATGCGTCTGTCAGCTTCGCCAGTTCGGTGAGGTTGACGAAGACGAAGGCAAGCATCACGACTCCATCGAAGATGCGTTCGACGATGATGGTCGCCAGCGATGCGGAGACCGAAACGCCTTCTTTGCGTTTTAGAACCACCGCGCGCAATACTTCTCCCGCGCGGGCGGGATAGATGTTATTCCCCATGTAACCGATGGTTGTGACGGGGAACATGGTCTTCGTGGGAATCTTTTTGATCGGACCCAGCAGGTAGTGCCATCTCCACGCCCGCACCCAAACGCCGACGAAATAAACCATGATCCCCGGCGCGAGCCAGATGTAATTTGCCTTTTGCATCGCG
This portion of the Anaerolineales bacterium genome encodes:
- a CDS encoding 4Fe-4S dicluster domain-containing protein encodes the protein MTQNKFNRRDFIKLSAVGLAAAAGARLIEEVQASGGEKGKHQWVMVIDQSKCTGCEQCSLACNANNDINPAMRWNKVLKDGTVKGNQVYVPRPCMQCENAPCVEVCPVGASYYRDDGIVMMDYEKCIGCRYCQVACPYDARVFNWESFEGENPYVPEWGDPEVERRPRGVPEKCSFCYQRIDRGLELGLVPGEDPAATPACVVICPTGARIFGDLNDPNSKVSQALRENPSYRLRENLGTKPRVYYLPVKDNVITEG
- a CDS encoding ammonia-forming cytochrome c nitrite reductase subunit c552, whose amino-acid sequence is MFSRFEKIIIALMTALLLAGISILAASAQDVTPPPSDEEETCADCHEEFEMRWLNGPHGKATEDPIFVNAWTDQGKPGACLSCHVTGYDEATGTWLEDGVSCIACHVDEGGDHPKTAMSVDVTGGTCGTCHTDARFGQEQWEESTHYATGMDCTTCHDPHNASLKLTVNIKEQSVQDASQLCISCHEEASMNFPYSVHSKQGVTCIDCHLEHVERDAAVHMVADHSFKASIQSCASCHAEQMHADGEAASTQDAAIAAVPTSTQEAAASVDQAPVMPEPAPVSPLGYAGITALIGIAAGMLLSPWLERGYRLVLKRSAEVRHDSK
- a CDS encoding ABC transporter permease, with amino-acid sequence MATDIASFESQSIAREGVTGKVLTPSQLIWRRFRRHRMAVLGMISFSLLVLFVVIGSIYVSEEQANAVDLQARLTAPNDQYIMGTDTTGRDNFARIIHGGQISLIVGLTAVTISVVLGTLIGGLAGFFGGWVDSILMRFTEAMLSIPQLFLLIVLGKFIGRDIDTITLMGKTFSGSVLIVIVVIGTTSWMGLSRIVRANVLSLKEMDYVSVSKSLGSSQLRTFFKHLIPNTMGVIIVASTLGLAGAILSEAYVSFLGLGIQPPTASWGNMLTSAQAFVQQGSWWMWVFPSLFIILTILSVNLIGDGLRDAFDPRSARHL
- a CDS encoding ABC transporter permease, translated to MWTYLLRRLFQALFTLLIITVLCFLLTRFSGDPLAQYAANPRMSAEDRAALVERLGLNDPLYVQYLKWLGLAIQGDLGNSFFARQPVSEMIAQRLPNTLILMMTAEIVTVSFALFLGIISAVKQYSFWDNAITTFSFVGFSIPIFFSALGLMLIFAVQFKEWGLPYLPTGASVWDKSDPVEYIRNMILPVTALAFVNSAGYSRFVRTSILEVLGLDYIRTARAKGLTGRAVLFKHALRNAALPLVTIVGLDIPFLLGGAIVTESVFSWPGMGRLFWEYSQRSDYPVVLGILLIISLAVVILTIVTDIVYTFVDPRIRLS
- a CDS encoding peptide ABC transporter substrate-binding protein; translation: MKRNLFALLSLLVLASMVLAACGGAPEATEAPATEAAPATEAAATEEAAACEPGGTEPIAFPDGGKSVTAAFDQEPDAIVPYFTQMSFAVWVTQLTLVGLGEWDDKGTFVPELAAEVPTAENGGVSADGLTITWKLKDCLFWSDGEPITSEDVKFTWELVVDPANAVTTRTGYDVIESIETPDDTTVVIKFAELYPPWPTLFTQGPNNAGSILPKHILEGITAAETDPFIRMPTVASGPFVITEWIPGDYMTLLPNPNFYKGRANLDRVQIRFVADSEAAKAALQTGDVDWYPNFSEGDIEALEALAPAVVLTVVPGVDFEHYFFNMGRVDGVDGRGAAENEGFCPFKDVRVRKAITLGINRQAIVDTLLFGKTTVPVSQWPNSAWTNTDLVADAYDPDAAAALLDEAGYTVGPDGIRVGDCNGTQTKLSFNFETTTAPIRIAIATVAQADLAKIGVEFTPIHTPAGTFFGQYVDGGPLTTGNYDMGGYTTGFYPDPYTDNYKCENIPTAANPTGTNWYHLCDPALSDLMDTALDTVDPAARKAILDEAQAYIAENYYVLMMYARGNVYGSTPRFQFGPVGPESDLNWNAEDWDVTE
- a CDS encoding NAD(P)/FAD-dependent oxidoreductase; this translates as MKIAILGAGFGGMAAAWDLKKTGHNVTIFEAATYAGGLASGFKEPHWDWSVEKFYHHWFQSDKSMLDLIRELGLEDKVIFPRPYTVMLYNHKWYPFDSIPHALLFPGLGFGLNKIRFGFVGLFLRLTKNWQALEKVTAHEWMMKWAGKKVYEQMWEPLLIGKFASYYKDVNMAWMWARIKARTTRLGTFEGGFQKFADLFAEKLRQQGVEIRLGTSIESIKKNQDKLEVRSGAGVESFDKVLVTTSPNQMAKLCPQLPESYLKGLLELKSMGAVVMTLSLKHPLSQEGYYWFNVPKEEGYPFLALVEHTNFVSKDHFGGDHIVYAGDYLELGHEYFSLSDEELLKKFIPAFEKFNPEFKRDWVKKVWVHKTNYAQPVPLVGHSRNIPSIQTPIEGLYFASMSQVYPWDRGTNFAVEIGRRAAGLMK
- a CDS encoding response regulator transcription factor; protein product: MQPQPRKKRVLIADTTQETRRNTRVMLSSVKGVEVVAIALDGTQAIEMARLHKPDIVLLDINMSKVDGLAAYGQILKENPRTACILVSAEHHPETLEAAKTLGIQHFLIKPFTEHELDNAMYDVIQRLDKMPAPEENRETRLRRLAEEYIRIQRTDDEAVKVLEEAIQLPKPELRWMQTLAMIYVVRQKWGKLKALAEQLEKIKK
- a CDS encoding flippase-like domain-containing protein → MKKWQFWLGVLISILFLWLALRGLKLGDFWGAMQKANYIWLAPGIMVYFVGVWVRAWRWHYLLGPIKKIPTKTMFPVTTIGYMGNNIYPARAGEVLRAVVLKRKEGVSVSASLATIIVERIFDGVVMLAFVFVNLTELAKLTDASGFVGNIQQVAVIGTGVFLGALIVFLLAAMFPQKTMKISQWMMRIFVPQRYHLRLTNIINKFLDGLASLRSPFNVLMVFLTSVFIWLLETGKYWFVMHAFDFNVSFFALMLMNGIVNLATTIPSAPGYIGTFDAPGIAVLTAYGVDHATAAGYTLVLHVALWVPITALGAYYLAREGIKWNESLRAEAE